Genomic segment of Paenibacillus polymyxa:
AGGTGTCGGTTACTTTAGGGGATACCTCTCGTTCGAGTATTGCGGTTGAAGGGGTATATCAGGTCATTAATATGACAGGGAATGGGGCCAAGGATCGCTTTCAAATTCCAGTGACAGACGGACAGCTAAATCTGCTGGTTACTGAAGGCAAAGAGGGCGCGGTCTTCACACTCAGTGCATTGGAAATCAGGCCATTATCTAGCAATCCGGTTACGAATCGAACGATTTATATCGGTGGAGATTCTACGGTTTGTAACTATTATCCGCTAGATAGCAGTGTGCAGGCGGGATGGGGTCAACTGCTGCCAGAGTTTGTGAACACGAATACTTTTCAAATTCGCAATATGGCGTCAGGAGGCCAAATTGCTAGAGGCTTCCACCAGGACGGTCAGTTGGAGGCCATCGTCCAATATATCAAGCCGGGGGATTATTTTATTCTCCAATTGGGCATTAATGACACCAATCCAAAGCATAACGAAAGCGAAGCGGAGTTTAAGGACTGGATGCGGGATATGATCCGGCAGGTTAAGGCTAAGGGGGCGACGGTAATCCTGTCAACTCCGCAAGGACGAGCCACTGACTTTAATGCTAACCATGTACACAACGCAGAAAATAGATGGTATAGAAGCGCTATTTTGGCGCTGGCTCAAGAGGAACAAACACCTTTAGTCGATCTGAATGTTCTTAGTTCAGCTTATTTCACTTCTATTGGTAAAGACGCTACACTGGCCTTGTATATGAATGGCGATACACTCCATCCAAACTATGAAGGTGCAAGGGAATTGGCCCGATTGGTAGCACAGGATTTAAAAAGGCAGGGTCTGAGCGGATTCTAAATTTAAATTAATGGGTTTTCCCCTGCTTCTTGCATTCGTAGGAGCAGGGGTTTTTAGCCTCTGTTCATAGTGCTATAATTATTGAAAAAGCAATAGTAATACGGAGGAATTAGAACATGCAGCCTTTCACTGCCCGTGTGCTTCAAATTATACGGTTGATCCCTGAGGGAAAAGTAATGACTTACGGTCAAATTGCGACAGAGGCAGGAAGCCCAAGAGGTGCCAGACAGGTGGTGCGAATTTTGCATACATTGAGCGAAAAACACCGACTTCCTTGGCATAGAGTAGTCAACCGTTTGGGGGAGATTGCTTTGCAGGAGGATGAGTCCGCATCCCTGCAGCGTCTGTATTTAGAGGAGGAAGGCATACATTTTAATGAAAGCGGGCGTATTCCACTAGATCAATATCTCTATGATCCTCAGGTGGAGATGGAAGAATAGGAATGGAACAAGCTATGCGGTTATATATTGGGTTTGATCATCACAAAGATCCGGGACAAATCAATTATCGATTTGTCCCGGATTTTTTTATCTAGCATACGAAGCAGATAACTAGAGGTAATCTGTTATTTATAGCATAAGATTCATTTGTCATTTTATCCGATAAGATGCTGCTGATCCCGTTGGGCAAGGTGAAAAGAAATGCTGTTCATCAGCGGTATATCGTTGTTTTTCCGGGCTTCCCGGATTAGTTGTTTCTTTTTTTGTTCTGATTCACGTAAAAAGCGGGTCATCCACAAATCAGACGGTTCGTTAGTGGTTGTCATGCGAGATTCTTTTATCATCTATTAACCCTCCCAGTGAGCGGCTGTTATTCTTTCTCTAGTATATGTTCCAAACCTTAATAGATGCTGTTGGTTTCCTTAAAATTAGCTGAAAATTAGGTAAAGTTCAGGTAAAAATAGCTTGAATCAATGTCTTATTGGACGAAAAGTAGTATAAAGCGAGTAATCAGGAAGTAAAGGTTACAAAAATGTATTGTTTTGACACCTTGTACCAACATAAACCTGAAAGTACAATTAGAATGCAAAGAGTTCGTGGAAATTTATGTCGAAAAGAATGGAAATGATTCGAAGAACGCACGAAAGGGGAGAGATTCATCTATGAAGCAAAAAGCGGCTGCCGTGCTGCTTGTATTGTCCTTATCATCAGGCTTGGCCTCCACTGTACAGGCTGAGAGTTTATCAGGAAATGTAGCATCAAGTACGTCAGTTAGTCCATCCGCTGGGGCTACATCGAAGACATCATCCGTAACGGGTCAGGCTTTACCTACATTGACACTCAAGCAGGCCGCGGAATGGGCACAGACGAACAGTTACAATACGCGTACCGCCGAACGGGACGTAGAGCGTCGCAGAATGGAACTGAAAAATGCAGAAAAGGATCTGGGGAATTCACCTGTCGATTTTATAGACAATGAGTATGTTGATGATGAAACGTCATGGAAGAATTACAGTTCCTCTACCTTATCCTATCTAGCCAGCAAAAAGCAGGCGCAGTTCGCCAAAGACCAGATTTATTTTAATGTGATGAAAAGCTACCAAAGTGTGTTTGTAGCAGAAAACCAGGTGAAAAATGATCTGGAAGCGCTTGAAATTGCTCAAGCGGAGGAAAAGATTGCACTTGCTAAATTTGCGCGCGGCAAGCTGTCTGAGTATACGAAAAACGAGAGTACACAGGCCAGAAGCCAGGCTCAGCAAACAGTAGAGCAGGGGAAAATTGCGTTGCAAAAATCCAGAGATGCTCTGAACTTCCTTATGGGACAGCCTAATGGAACAGCTTATGAATTGGTTGATCGACCCGTGTACAAGGAACCCAAAAAACTGGATATCGAATTACATATACAACAGCTGACAGACATGAATCCGAATTTATGGAAGCTGGAGGATAGTATCAAAACTTCGGAGCTCAATGTGAGATACTTCGATTTTAACAGCGGCGCAGGTGCTTACGATCTAGCTAAAATGGATGTCGATACAGCCAAAGAGGAGCTCGCCAAAGGTCAAAAGGATTTTGCTGAATCACTCCGCAATTTGTATGCCACGGTTAAGGAAAACCAAAAGAAATACGTACAACTGGAAGAAAGCTTGCGTACGGCAAAAGAGGCCTTGGAGTTATCACGCAAAAAGTGGGCCAGAGGTCTAATTATCGAGACGGAGTTGAAAAATAATCAGCTAAAAGTGAACCAGATTGAACGGCAAATGGAAGAGCTGGCGATCGAGTTGGATCAAAATGAGTATACGTTGAACAAGCCATGGAGCACATAGGGAGGAAACGGCGTTGGCAGAAACGGTTTTAAATGATGCTTTAATCAAGTTACGGAAAAAACGGAGAAAAAAGTGGATATGGACTGCAATTGTTCTACTGGTTGTAGGTGGAGGCGGAGCGGCAGTATATCTGAATCTGCCCAAGGAGCAGGAGGCACCTTTAGTTCAGGATGAGACGCTTAAAGTAGAGCGCGGCGATGTGAGTGAGAAGCTGGACACGTCCGGCACTGTGCAAGCATCCAAGGAAGTGAAGTTAAACTTCACGAGTGCAGGTGATAACAAGCTGGCAGCGGTAAATGTGAAAGCCGGGGACAAGGTGAAAAAAGGACAGGTGCTGGCTCTTCTGGACAGTTCAGAAATTAAAATGCAAATTCAGACTGCGTCTGATACTTTGGAAATATCCAAAGCCAAGCTGGCTGAATTAGAAAAAGGTCCGAAGGCAGAGGATATTGAAATTCAGAAGACAAATGTACTTCGGGCCAAAATGGCTATCGATACAGCGCAAGAATCATTTGAATTGGAAGAAGCCGAAAGTCAGAAGAAAACTTCCCAAAAGCTGTTGGAACAGGCGCGAAAGGCATATGAAGACCAAAAGTTTTTACATGATGCCGGTGCGGTGTCCAACAGTGAATTGGAGCAGGCAGAGCAAGCACTGGATAAAGCACAGACGGACTATGATGGTCTGGATCTGCAGTTCCGCAAAATCATGTCGCAAAAACGTCGCACCATTTCAGAAGCTGAAATCGGATATCGTACGGCAATGGCAGAGCTTCGCAAAATTCAGGTTCCTGCTGATGCATCCAATATTCAAGCCTCACGGATAGAGGTTCGAAGACAGGCGACGGAACTGGAGCAGAAGAAAAATGAATTGAACAAGCTTCAGGTCACAGCACCTTGGGACGGAGTGATCTTGAAGGTGAACGGGGATGTGGGGACTAGTCCGACCGCTCCATTCATTGTCATGAATAACTCGGATTCCAATGATCTTAAGGTAGTTGTAAAGGTAAGTCAGACCGACATTGTCAAAGTAAAGAAGGGTCTTTCAGCCGTGTTGACTACCAATGCCTATCCGGGTGAATCTTTTCCAGGGAAGGTGCAATTCGTCTCACCGGAAGCCTCTACGGATGAAGGGATGACGACGTATCTGATGGAACTGTCTGTCCATGACCCGAAAGGCAAGCTCAAAACGGGCATGATTATGAATGTGGCCGTTATTTTGGGAGTACACAAAAATGTACTGTTCGTACCTGCGACTGCGCTGAGATCCGAAGGGGGACAGGATGGCGTGTATGTTGCCGCCAATAATGCTGCGAATCCAGGGGCGCGCACATTCAAGCCCGTAGAACTCGGATTTTACACGCCAGATCGAGTCGAGCTCAAGTCAGGTGTAAAGGAGGGTGACACGCTTATTGTGCCTGCTCCTGAACCTCCGCCGGATCCTTCCGCTATGGGCGGCATGCAGGGAGGCTTTTAAACGGGTATGAGATACGTCATTCAGATTGAGGATTTGAAAAAAGTGTACCAGGTCGGAGATCAGGAAATTCATGCCCTGCGTGAGGTACAACTTGATATTGCTGACGGTGATTTTGTTGCGATCATGGGACCGTCTGGATCAGGCAAGTCCACGATGATGAATGTCATCGGCTGTCTGGATTTACCTACATCGGGACAATTTTATTTGGATGGCTATTCGATATTAGATGCCCGCGAGGATGAACTGGCTATTATACGTAATCAGAAAATCGGATTTGTATTTCAAAAATTTCATTTGCTCCCGCGAGCAACGGCTTTGGAGAATGTGGAACTGCCTATGATCTATGCGGGTATTTCTGCCAAGGAGCGTCGTTTACGGGCAATGGAAGCCCTCACTAGCGTAGGTCTAGGCGATCGGATGAACAATAGGCCGAACGAATTGTCAGGCGGTCAGCAGCAGCGGGTATCCATTGCGCGTGCACTTGTGAACAATCCGGTTATTCTCTTGGCGGATGAACCGACAGGCGCATTGGACTCCAAAACAAGTGTTGAAATCATGGGGATTTTTCAGCGTCTGAATGATCAGGGGAAAACGGTTGTATTGGTTACTCATGATCAGGAGGTTGCGGAATACGCCAAGCGTCTGATTCATTTTCGAGATGGGCGGATTGAAGAGGATCAGCCTGTTGGGAAACGAAGAATGGCGGCAGAGGAAGTGAAGGCATGAAGTTTAAGGAAATTATCCGTGTGTCGCTCAACAGTTTGCGAACCAATATGCTGCGATCTTTGCTGACCATGGTGGGTATTATTATCGGAGTGGCCGCTGTGATTATGATTGTAGCCATCGGTAAAGGATCAACGGCTACGATTACATCTCAGATCAACAGTATGGGAAATAATCTGCTGATGATTTATCCTTATGCTCCATATGATGGATCAAGTTCCATGTCGTTTAATCAGACAAAAGGAATATCTCTGGAAGATATCGAGGCGCTAGAGCAGCAAAAAGCAGTAGCCGAGGTGGCGCCAAGTGCGATGACCAATGCAGATATTACATGGAGTCGCAATAAGGTCAGCGGGCAAATTGAGGGGACTTCGCTGGCATTTGTTCATGTGAGAAAGCTGTCGCTAGCTCAAGGTAGGTCCTTTACCCACTATGAAGTGGATAAACGAATGAATGTGGCTGTGCTTGGGAGTGATGCGGCCCGTAATATTTTTGGTCCGGATGCTTCCAGAGCGGTCGGTGAGACGATCATGATCAAACAGCTTCCTTTTAAGGTGGTTGGTGTGCTGGCAAATTCCAATTCCAATATGAGTAACAGTGGTCAGCAGGTATATGTACCGATTACAACGGGGATGGAACGGCTAGGCAATATGAGTATTCAGCAGGTGAACGCCTCCGCAACAACAGAGGAGAAGATTAGTCAGGCAAGTGCTGAAATTCGGCAGGTGCTACGTGTCAGACATGAGCTAAAGCCATCAGAGGGTGATGATTTTCAGATTATGACCCAGACGGAAATCTTAAAAACAGTGTCCGGGGTTGATCGGATTATGAATATGTTGCTGGCCGGTGTAGCTGCAATTGCGCTTGGCGTTGGTGGTGTCGGCATTATGAATATTATGCTGGTGTCCGTTACGGAACGCACAAGGGAGATCGGGATTCGCAAAGCGATTGGTGCGCAGCGCAGTGATATTATGTTGCAGTTTGTGGCTGAGGCTGTTTTTCTCAGTCTGATGGGTGGACTGGTCGGCGTAATGGTGGGTCTCGGAGGTGCAAAGCTGCTCGAGAAATTCGTCCAAATGCCGATTGTGTATTCGATAGAGCCCGTGCTGTACTCTTTTCTGTGCTGTATGGCAGTCGGGGTGTTGTTCGGAGTATATCCGGCGCGGAAGGCGTCGAAGCTACGTCCGATTGATGCTTTAAGATACGAATAAGGGAGCGGGTACTTCGCCTTACTCGAAAGAGCAGGGTGTAAGTACCCGTTTTTTGTGTGTAATAAGTGTTTTAAATGAGGAAAAGACATGAATAAACACTTTAGTTTTATATATATGATGTTTTATATGATTTTTAAGGTTGATTTATTGTTATATATGACGTATTATATTCAATATCAGATCGAAAGAAAAAAGGAGGGACGTTCATCATCGACCTTACGGCAAGACAAGTAGAAATTTTAAACATTGTACAAAAGCATGCCCCGATTACCGGGGATCAGATTGCGGAAATGCTTAATCTTAGCAAGGCGACCATTCGGACCGACTTATCCAAATTGGGCATTCTGAATTACATAGATGCAAAGCCCAAGGTCGGATATTTTGTTGGAAAACGGGGCACGCCAAACCGGGAGGAAAAATTCCGTCTGTTGCAAATGAAGGTCGGCGATCTTCACGGGGTTCCAGTCATCGTACGTGAAACAACCACGATTCAGGAAGCTGTCGTGGCTCTCTTTTTGGAAAATGTGAGCAATTTGATCGTCACCGATGAAGACGGAGATTTGGCAGGGGTGGCTTCCCGCAAGGATTTGCTCAAGGTAACGTTAGGCAATCCCAATGCAGCAACCATTCCTGTCAGCCTTGTGATGACCCGACAGGCGAATGTTGTCACCGTTTCCCCAGAGGATACAGTATTAGAGGCAGCGCGCAAAATTATTGCCCGTCAAATCGACAGCCTGCCTGTCGTCGTCCCTTCCGACTCCGACAAGCCAGGGGAGCATTGGAAAGTCGTGGGACGCATTACAAAAACGAATATTATTAAAATGTTGCTCGATATGGTAGCAGAGGATTAATGGGAGGAATCGAATGGTTCAGGCGAGCAGTCATTTTATAGCGATCTGTTCAGACTCGATTGGCGAAACGGCAGAAGCTGTCGTACAGGCGACCATGCGCCAATTTGAGTTACCAGACACAGAGATCAAAAGATTTATGAACGTGAGGGATGAAGACGAGCTGAGCCGGGTGATGGAGGAAGTTGCCGAGCGTAAAGGCTTTGTAGCTTATACGCTGGTACAGCCGGAATTGAGAGAGGCGATGAAAGAGGAGGCTGTCCGGCTGAATGTGCGGGCTGTCGACATTATGGGACCGATGATGCAGGCGTTTGCCGATACGTTCCATGACGATCCCAAAGAGAAGCCTGGTCTGCTGCATCGACTGGACGACAACTATTTTCGCCGTGTAGAGGCCTTGGATTTTGCGGTTCAATACGATGATGGCAAAGATGTGAGCGCCATTCTTAAAGCGGATATTGTATTGCTTGGGGTATCCCGTATTTCCAAAACCCCTTTATCCATGTTTCTCGCGCATAAAGGTTATAAAACGGTCAACATACCGGTTGTACCGGAGCTGACACCGCCTGTTCAATTGAAGGATGTTCAGCGTGGTCGAGTGTTCGGATTAACGATCGAGCCAGAGTTACTGTTAAAAATACGCAGTGAGCGACTAAAGGTTATGGGGCTTCCTAATAATGTGCAGTATGCTACAGCGACGAGGGTGGAAGAGGAAATAGCGTATGCGCAGTCTTTGTTTAAAGAGCTGAATTGTCCGGTTATTGATGTTACAGATAAGGCGATTGAAGAGACGGCAGGTTTGATTATCAGAATGTTATAGAGCCTAGTAGCTGCTCATATAACTAAAAATTAAAATCGTAGGATACAGGAGTTTAATAGATAAATAGAAAGATTGCAGCAAAAATGCCCTAAATAATTCATTTGTTTAAGGGTAACAATTATTTTTAGGAGAGGTGGAGGGATAGGTATGGAGAGTCAAATGGCTTTGGAATTCGTTCGGGTAACAGAGGCAGCGGCACTGCAATCAGCACAATGGACAGGGCGTGGAGATAAGAATAGCGCGGACGAGGCGGCTACGGTAGCCATCCGCACTCATTTTAATGCGGTATCCATGGACGGCACGGTCGTCATTGGCGAAGGCGAAATGGATGAGGCTCCCATGCTGTATATCGGAGAAAGAGTAGGCAATCGTAGAGGACCGGCTATGGACATCGCTGTCGATCCACTAGAGGGAACCGAAACAGTAGCAAATGGTTTGAATAACGCTCTGTCGGTCATTGCTGCTGCACCTCGTGGTAGTCTACTCCACGCTCCAGATATGTACATGCAAAAAATGGCCGTTGGCCCAGCATTGGCTGGAAAGCTGTCACTTGAGGACCCAATCCCAACTACATTGTCAAAAGCTGCACGAGTACTCGGTAAATCCTTGTCTGATCTTACCGTGTCCATTCTGGATCGTACACGGCACGCCGGGATCATCAAGCTTCTGCGGGAAAGCGGCGTTCGAATCAAATTGCTTGGCCATGGGGATGTGATGGGCGCGATTGAAACATGCCTGGATAGCGGTGTGGATTTGCATATCGGTTCTGGTGGCGCTCCTGAGGGTGTATTGGCCGCTGCAGCGCTGAAATGCATGGGCGGAGAAATCCAGGGTCGTCTGCTGCCTCATGGTGAAGAAGAGATTGAGCGTTGCAAACGTATGGGCATTACTGACCCCGGTGCATTGCTTTCCATGGATGATATGGTCGGACGCCAAGGCGTGATGTTTGTGGCTACAGGTGTGACACCTGGAGAGTGGTTGCAGGGGGTTCGTTCTCTTCCCGGTCACAGAGCGGAAACTCATTCAGTCGTAATGCACTCGGAAACAAAAACGATTCGCTTCGTTCGGAGTATTCATCATACAGCTGATTCTTCCGGTACGCTTGCGGTAGCGGCATCCTCTTGAATATTGAAGTCATGGCTTCCTAAATCTGTTTCCACAGTAGGCAAAAGGTTCTTCTTCACCTTGCATCGTCCAGAGGTGAACTCGAAGCAGGAGT
This window contains:
- a CDS encoding rhamnogalacturonan acetylesterase — encoded protein: MKWKKGLTGMLLAAFLCGAPGVGIATPAHASAGEYKFDFGGGTVETGYTGVSASLSYDSARGYGFRTPENMRNVGASGTGVASDAVRFLATGTKSENTFDVDLPPGLYEVSVTLGDTSRSSIAVEGVYQVINMTGNGAKDRFQIPVTDGQLNLLVTEGKEGAVFTLSALEIRPLSSNPVTNRTIYIGGDSTVCNYYPLDSSVQAGWGQLLPEFVNTNTFQIRNMASGGQIARGFHQDGQLEAIVQYIKPGDYFILQLGINDTNPKHNESEAEFKDWMRDMIRQVKAKGATVILSTPQGRATDFNANHVHNAENRWYRSAILALAQEEQTPLVDLNVLSSAYFTSIGKDATLALYMNGDTLHPNYEGARELARLVAQDLKRQGLSGF
- a CDS encoding MGMT family protein, encoding MQPFTARVLQIIRLIPEGKVMTYGQIATEAGSPRGARQVVRILHTLSEKHRLPWHRVVNRLGEIALQEDESASLQRLYLEEEGIHFNESGRIPLDQYLYDPQVEMEE
- a CDS encoding TolC family protein, with product MKQKAAAVLLVLSLSSGLASTVQAESLSGNVASSTSVSPSAGATSKTSSVTGQALPTLTLKQAAEWAQTNSYNTRTAERDVERRRMELKNAEKDLGNSPVDFIDNEYVDDETSWKNYSSSTLSYLASKKQAQFAKDQIYFNVMKSYQSVFVAENQVKNDLEALEIAQAEEKIALAKFARGKLSEYTKNESTQARSQAQQTVEQGKIALQKSRDALNFLMGQPNGTAYELVDRPVYKEPKKLDIELHIQQLTDMNPNLWKLEDSIKTSELNVRYFDFNSGAGAYDLAKMDVDTAKEELAKGQKDFAESLRNLYATVKENQKKYVQLEESLRTAKEALELSRKKWARGLIIETELKNNQLKVNQIERQMEELAIELDQNEYTLNKPWST
- a CDS encoding efflux RND transporter periplasmic adaptor subunit → MAETVLNDALIKLRKKRRKKWIWTAIVLLVVGGGGAAVYLNLPKEQEAPLVQDETLKVERGDVSEKLDTSGTVQASKEVKLNFTSAGDNKLAAVNVKAGDKVKKGQVLALLDSSEIKMQIQTASDTLEISKAKLAELEKGPKAEDIEIQKTNVLRAKMAIDTAQESFELEEAESQKKTSQKLLEQARKAYEDQKFLHDAGAVSNSELEQAEQALDKAQTDYDGLDLQFRKIMSQKRRTISEAEIGYRTAMAELRKIQVPADASNIQASRIEVRRQATELEQKKNELNKLQVTAPWDGVILKVNGDVGTSPTAPFIVMNNSDSNDLKVVVKVSQTDIVKVKKGLSAVLTTNAYPGESFPGKVQFVSPEASTDEGMTTYLMELSVHDPKGKLKTGMIMNVAVILGVHKNVLFVPATALRSEGGQDGVYVAANNAANPGARTFKPVELGFYTPDRVELKSGVKEGDTLIVPAPEPPPDPSAMGGMQGGF
- a CDS encoding ABC transporter ATP-binding protein, with product MRYVIQIEDLKKVYQVGDQEIHALREVQLDIADGDFVAIMGPSGSGKSTMMNVIGCLDLPTSGQFYLDGYSILDAREDELAIIRNQKIGFVFQKFHLLPRATALENVELPMIYAGISAKERRLRAMEALTSVGLGDRMNNRPNELSGGQQQRVSIARALVNNPVILLADEPTGALDSKTSVEIMGIFQRLNDQGKTVVLVTHDQEVAEYAKRLIHFRDGRIEEDQPVGKRRMAAEEVKA
- a CDS encoding ABC transporter permease; this encodes MKFKEIIRVSLNSLRTNMLRSLLTMVGIIIGVAAVIMIVAIGKGSTATITSQINSMGNNLLMIYPYAPYDGSSSMSFNQTKGISLEDIEALEQQKAVAEVAPSAMTNADITWSRNKVSGQIEGTSLAFVHVRKLSLAQGRSFTHYEVDKRMNVAVLGSDAARNIFGPDASRAVGETIMIKQLPFKVVGVLANSNSNMSNSGQQVYVPITTGMERLGNMSIQQVNASATTEEKISQASAEIRQVLRVRHELKPSEGDDFQIMTQTEILKTVSGVDRIMNMLLAGVAAIALGVGGVGIMNIMLVSVTERTREIGIRKAIGAQRSDIMLQFVAEAVFLSLMGGLVGVMVGLGGAKLLEKFVQMPIVYSIEPVLYSFLCCMAVGVLFGVYPARKASKLRPIDALRYE
- a CDS encoding helix-turn-helix transcriptional regulator produces the protein MLNIVQKHAPITGDQIAEMLNLSKATIRTDLSKLGILNYIDAKPKVGYFVGKRGTPNREEKFRLLQMKVGDLHGVPVIVRETTTIQEAVVALFLENVSNLIVTDEDGDLAGVASRKDLLKVTLGNPNAATIPVSLVMTRQANVVTVSPEDTVLEAARKIIARQIDSLPVVVPSDSDKPGEHWKVVGRITKTNIIKMLLDMVAED
- a CDS encoding pyruvate, water dikinase regulatory protein, yielding MVQASSHFIAICSDSIGETAEAVVQATMRQFELPDTEIKRFMNVRDEDELSRVMEEVAERKGFVAYTLVQPELREAMKEEAVRLNVRAVDIMGPMMQAFADTFHDDPKEKPGLLHRLDDNYFRRVEALDFAVQYDDGKDVSAILKADIVLLGVSRISKTPLSMFLAHKGYKTVNIPVVPELTPPVQLKDVQRGRVFGLTIEPELLLKIRSERLKVMGLPNNVQYATATRVEEEIAYAQSLFKELNCPVIDVTDKAIEETAGLIIRML
- the glpX gene encoding class II fructose-bisphosphatase; amino-acid sequence: MESQMALEFVRVTEAAALQSAQWTGRGDKNSADEAATVAIRTHFNAVSMDGTVVIGEGEMDEAPMLYIGERVGNRRGPAMDIAVDPLEGTETVANGLNNALSVIAAAPRGSLLHAPDMYMQKMAVGPALAGKLSLEDPIPTTLSKAARVLGKSLSDLTVSILDRTRHAGIIKLLRESGVRIKLLGHGDVMGAIETCLDSGVDLHIGSGGAPEGVLAAAALKCMGGEIQGRLLPHGEEEIERCKRMGITDPGALLSMDDMVGRQGVMFVATGVTPGEWLQGVRSLPGHRAETHSVVMHSETKTIRFVRSIHHTADSSGTLAVAASS